Within Thermococcus indicus, the genomic segment TACTTGGAATAGTCACCCTCGTGCTCGGAAGCGGCAGCCCGAGCGCCGGAACCGCCGGCAAGGCGCTCTTTGGAATAGGTCTGGTGCTCTTCGCGATAGGAGAGGTAGTCAACAACGGCGGGCTGGCGGTGCTGCTGATAATCTCGGACTTCTTCGGCTTCGTGGGAAGCTGGCTCAGCTACGCGAGGCTGATGGCGCTGGCCCTGGCGACGGCAGGAATAGCGATGGTCATCAACATCCTCGTGCAGATGGTCTGGGGTGTAAGCATAGGCCCCGTTCCAATAGGCATAGTCATAGGTCTCATACTCTTTGCCGGCGGCCAGCTGTTTTCGGTCGCCATCAACGCCCTCGGAGCGTTCGTCCACTCGCTCCGTCTCCAGTACGTTGAATTTTTCGGTACGTTCTATTCAGGTGAAGGTAAACCCTTCGAGCCCTTCAGGGCAAAAAGAGAAGTTTCCGAGTTGGAGTTTGAAGCTTAAGGAGGTGCATGAAAGATGGACCCGATAGTTTACGTATCCCTTGGTGCGGCCCTTGCGGCCGGTCTCGCCGGAGCCGCTTCGGCCTTCGGTGTTGGTATAGCAGGTGCAGCAGCGGCAGGAGTCGTCGCCGAGGATGAGAAGAACTTCAAGAACGCCCTCATCCTTGAGGGTCTCCCAATGACCCAGAGTATATACGGCCTCATCACCCTGTTCCTCATCCTGATGGTCTCGGGAATCCTCGGTGGCGGCTTCAAGTTCACCGACCCGACCAACATGGACAACGTCGTTAAGAGTGCCATACTCCTCGGTGCCGGTCTCGTGGTTGGTCTC encodes:
- a CDS encoding V-type ATP synthase subunit K (produces ATP from ADP in the presence of a proton gradient across the membrane; the K subunit is a nonenzymatic component which binds the dimeric form by interacting with the G and E subunits) codes for the protein MDPIVYVSLGAALAAGLAGAASAFGVGIAGAAAAGVVAEDEKNFKNALILEGLPMTQSIYGLITLFLILMVSGILGGGFKFTDPTNMDNVVKSAILLGAGLVVGLTGLSAIPQGIIASAGIGAVAKNPKTFTQGIIFAAMAETMAIFGLVGALIMIVTGVGF